Below is a window of Longimicrobium sp. DNA.
TCTGAGGCCGCGCCCGCGGCTGCAGGAGCCGGCTCGGCGGATGCGCAGACGTCGCCAGCTGTGCGCTCGCTGGTCGCCGAGCACGGCCTGAACGTGGCCGAAATCCGTGGGAGCGGCCCCCACGGCCGCGTCACCAAGGAAGACGTGCTGGCGTTCATCGAGCGCGGCCGCGCCAAGTCGGCCGAGCCCGCTCCGGCGGCTGCCGCGGCTCCGTCCGCGCCCGCGTCCGCTCCGAAGCCCGCGGCCCCGGCCCCGGCCGCGCAGACCGGCGGGCGTGCGGAGACGCGCGAGCGCATGTCGCGGCGGCGCAAGACCATCGCGCGGCGGCTGGTAGAGGCGCAGCAGACCACGGCCAGTCTCACCACCTTCAACGAGGTAGACCTCAAGGTGGTGATGGAGCTGCGCAAGGCGCGGCAGGACGAGTTCGTGAAGAAGCACGGGGTGAAGCTGGGCTTCATGTCGTTCTTCACCAAGGCGGCCATCGGCGCGCTGAAGCAGTTTCCGCGGCTGAACGCCGAGATCCAGGGCGAGGAGATCGTCCTGAAGCATCACTACGACATCGGCATCGCGGTGGGCGCCGAAGAGGGGCTGGTGGTCCCCGTGGTGCGCGACGCCGACAAGCTGGGCTTCGCCGAGATCGAGAAGCGCATCGGTGACCTGGGCCAGCGCGCGCGCGACGGCAAGCTGACGCTGGACGAGCTGCAGGGGGGCACGTTCACCATCACCAACGGCGGGACGTTCGGCTCCATGCTGTCCACCCCCATCCTGAACCCGCCACAGGTGGGCATCCTGGGGATGCACAACATCGTGGAGCGGCCCATGGTGGTGAACGGGCAGATCGAGATCCGCCCGATCATGTACGTGGCGCTCACGTACGACCACCGCATCGTGGACGGCAGCGAGGCGGTGCGGTTCCTGGTGGCCATCAAGCGCATGCTGGAGGACCCCATCTCGATGTTGCTGGAGGGGTGAACGGCAGTGCGTTAGTGCGTCAGTGTGGAGAGAGCCTGTCCCCGTGCGGGGGCAGGCTCTCTTCATCGGCTCTACCGGAGCGGTCGCATCTTCATCCCCCCATGCCGTCGCCCGTCTCACGCGCCAGCAGCGTGTGGAAGTGGTGCGTGCCCACTTCGCGGCGCGGCGAGTAGCGGCCGCGGTTGTACAGGCGCGACCGCACGCCCTTCTGCACCGCTTCCACCACCTCTTCGTCCTCCATCTCCACGCGGTGCAGCCCGGCCCCGGCACCCGACTCGCGCCTGCTTTCGTCCCACACGTACGAGAGGAACGAGACACGGGTGCGGTCGTGCCCCAGCGGCTGCACCAGGTTCACCGACAGCCCCCACGGATAGAAGTTCAGCATCACGTTGGGGAAGAGCCACCAGTAGTAGGCGGCCACCAGCGTGCCCTCGTCCGGATGGCCGGCCGGAAGGGTGAACGCCTCGTCGCGGTTCTTGGTGGTCCCCAACTGCAGGTTGCACCAGTCGAAGGTTTCCGTGCGATAGGTGGCGTAATCCAGCGTGTCCGACAGCGACGCGTGGATGAACGGGAGGTGGAATTCCTCCAGGTAGTTGTCTACGTACAGCGCCCAATTGGCGCGGATCAGGTAGTCGCGCGAGGTGGACGCGTCGAAGTGGAACTCGTCCAGCGGCAGAAATCCGCAGCGCTCGCGTACCGGTCCGATCCACTCGTCGAAGCCGCACGCGGGCTCGATCCCGGTGAACGCCAGCGGTCCCCAGTGCCGCAGGGGCAGGGTGGGAAGATTGTCGGCGGGGGAGGGAAAGTTCTCGACGCCGTCGAACTCGGGCATGTGCGTCATGGTGCCGTCCAGCGCGAACCGCCGGCCGTGGTATCGGCAGCGCAGGTGCCGCGCGTGCGTCTCGCCCTCGCAGACGACGGTGCCGCGGTGCGTGCAGACGTTGCTCAGGCAGCGGGTTTCGCCGTCCTCACCCGCGGCCAGCACCAGCGGCTCGTCCAGGCACCCCTCCAACAGCGTGAACGGCAGCAGGTGCCCTGGCGCCTTCACTCGCTCCGCACCGCGCACCATCTGCCAGCTGCGCGCGAAAACCCGCTCCTTCTGCACCTGGTACCAGGCCGGCGAGGAGTAGACCTCGGAGGGCAGCGTCTGCGCGCGGTGGATTTCGGGGTGGATGGTGAACGGCTGCATTGGGCGTGCGTAAGTGCGTGTGCGTCGATGGGATCGAGGAAAGTAGGGGATGGGGCGCGATGGGCAATGCTGCTCGCCCGCAATCGGTGGTTCACCCGCTCCTGGATGGGTGCGCGCTCAGTCATGATCCGGTGGGTCCGGCTCTGATGGGGCGAATGAATTCGCTGCAACAAGGACACGAAGTCCGCCTTCGCGGACTGGCTTGTTCTCGTGGGTGGAGGACCGTGTGGCGCGCCCGATCAAGGACGAGTGCGTGAAGGCCGGGCATGCTGATACTTCCGATGATCTATGCATGGTGTGTGGCGGATCCCTCCGTCGCTGCCGACTGTGGCGCTGAGGAAAGCTCGCCGTGGCCGCTCCGTCGGGATGACAGTCGTGCTTCGGTCGACTTCGGATGGTGCCGTAATCGTGCGGGCCGTGGCGGGTCGTGTTCGACGTTTCGCATGGTCGATTCGAGGGCACGATCGCCTGAGAAGATGAGGCTGGCGCTGGGGCATTGGGCGCGGCTACTATCGGGAGACTTCCCCACCCTGCCGCCGCGGTTCGGACCCGCCGCCTCATCGACCCCGGGCACAGTGACCCTCATCTCTGCACCTTCCGTCGACGGTACGAACGCCCTGAGCCCAGCCGGCCAGAAGCGCGGGCTCCTGCGCGTTCTGGGCGTGACGTTCGGGCTGGCGGTGACCATCGGAAACACCATCGGCGCGGGAATCCTGCGCGCACCCGGCGAAATCGCGGCGCAGCTGCCCTCCACCGGGCTGTACCTGGCCGTTTGGGTGGCGGGCGGGCTGTACGCGCTGCTGGGGGCGGTGACGCTGGCGGAGCTGGGCGCCATGCTGCCGCGCTCCGGCGGCATGTACGTCTTTGCGCGCCACGCGCTGGGCCGCTACGCCGGGTTCCTGGTGGGGTGGAACGACTGGGCGGCCACATGCGGCAGCGCCGCGGCCGTCGCGGTGGTCATCGGCGAGTACGCGGGGGCGCTGGTGCCCGCCCTGCAGGGGCGCGCGGTGCCCGTGGCCACGGGGGTGACGGTGGCGTTCGCCGCACTGCAATGGCGGGGCGTGAAGATGGCGGGCGCGGCGCAGACGGTGACGAGCGCGGCCAAGGCGCTGGTGCTACTGGCCATCGTAGGCGCCTGCTTCCTGCTCCCCGCCACCCGTCCCCTCGCCACGGCGGCGCCGTCCGCCGTCCCCGCCGGGGGTGCGCTGCTCGTGGCGGTGATCGTCGCCATGCAGTCAGTGATCTACACGTACGATGGCTGGACGGGTGTCATCTACTTTTCCGGCGAGGTGCGCGATCCCGGGCGCGACATCCCGCGCGCCATGATCGGCGGCGTGCTTTCCATCACCGCCCTGTACCTGCTGCTGAACCTGGCGTACCTGTACGTGGTGCCCCTGCGCGCGCTGGCCGGCGAGCCGCTGGCGGCGGGCGCGGCGGCCCGGGCGGTGCTGGGCCCGGCGGGTGACACGGCCATTCGCGCGGTGCTGATCGTGGCGCTGCTCAGCACCGTCAACGCGCTGGTGCTGATGGCGCCGCGGGTGCTGTACGCCATGAGCGCCGACGGCCTGGTGCCCGGGGGCGCCTCCACCGTCAACGAGGGCGGCACGCCGACGGGCGCGCTCGTCGCCAGCACCGCCGTTTCGCTGGCGTTCATCGCCACGGGAACGTTTTCGGCCATCATCGCCGTACTGTCGTTCTTCTTCGTGGCCAACTACGTCCTGGCCTTCGCCAGCGTGTTCGTGCTGCGCCGTCGCGAGCCCGGCATGCCGCGGCCGTACCGCGCCTGGGGCCATCCGTGGACCACCGGGCTGGCGATGCTCGGCTCGCTCGCCTTTTTGGCGGGGATGGCCGCGGGCGATCCGGGCACCAGCCTGTACGCGCTGGGGCTGCTGGCCGCCAGCTATCCCGTCTACCGTGCCCTGACGGCCCTGATTCCCAGACCCGCCCGATGACCGTTCTGGACGAAGCCCCCGCCCCCGTGGCGGACGCGCCCGCGCAGCCGCTGCATCCCCGCGTGGTCGCCCTGTGGCGCATCGGCGCGCTGCTGTGGTGGGCGTTCCTCACCGCCGCCTCCGTCGCCGCGACGCTCATCTTCGAGCAGTCACCGTGGCTGGCGCTGCCCGTCGCCGTCATCGGAGCGGCGTGGGTGATCGTGGTACCTCCCTTCCAGTACCGCCACTTCCGGTACCGGATGAGCAACGTGGACCTGCGCATCATGCACGGGTGGCTGTGGCAGAGCGTGAGCGTGGTGATGCACTCGCGCATCCAGCACGTCGACACGCACCAGGGGCCGGTGGAGCGCATGCTGGGGCTGGCGACGGTCGTCGCCTACACGGCGGGAAGCGTCGGCGCGCGGGTGGCCATTCCGGGCCTTGCCGCCCCCGAGGCGGACGTGCTGCGGGAGCGGCTGGCGGCCGTCAGCGGAACGGACGATGGCGTCTGATACCGCCGCGCTGGCCGGGGCGGACGCACGGCGGCTTCACCCGCTGACGTTCGGGTTCGCCTCGTTCAAGATCGCCCGCAACATGCTGTGGCCCGCCCTGGCCGGCGGCTTCAGCATCGGCGGGCAGTTCGGCGGGTTCGTCCCGGTGTTCGTGGGCGTTCTGGCCGTGCCGGCCTTGATCGGCGCGGCGCTCACCTACGTGCGATACCGCTGGCTGCTGACGGGTGACGAGCTGCTGCTGCGCTCGGGCGTGCTGAACCGGCAGGATCGCGCGATTCCGCTGGCCCGCGTGCAGAACGTGGAGGTGCGCCAGAGCCTGGTGCAGCGCGTCTTCGGCGTCGCGGAGCTGCGCGTGGAGACGGCCGGCGCGGGCGCCGAGGCCGAGGCCGTGCTCTCCGTCCTCGCGCTTGCCGACGCGCAGTCCGTCCGTGCCGAGCTGCTGGCGCGCCGCCGCGGCGTGCGCGCGGTCGCGTCCGCCGAAACGGACGGAGTTCCCGCCGTGATGGACGTGGAGCTGGTGGACGCGCCGGCGTTGGCCCAGCTCTCCACCCGCGACGTGCTGGCCGCGGGCGCCACGGCCAACGAGGCGGGGGTGATCGCGGCGGCCCTGGCCGGCCTCCTCCAGTTCGCCGACGATCTGCCGTCGCCGTTCCTGGAGGAGGCGGTAGACCGGATCCTGGTGGAGGTGGGCGGCGGGTTCGCGGCCATCGCCGCCGCTGTCCTGGTGGCGATGCTGGTGTTCGGCTGGCTGATCTCCATCGTGGGCGCCGTCGTCCGCTATCACGGCTTCACCCTGTGGCGTGTGGGGGACGAGCTGCGCAAGCGCTACGGCCTGCTGACGGTGCACGAGGCCAGCATTCCGCTGAAGCGCGTGCAGGCGGTGCGCGTGGAAGAATCCATCGTCCGCCGCGCCTTCGGGCTGGCCTCGCTGATGATCGAGACGGCTGGCGGCGCGCCCGGGCAGCGCGGGGGCGCGGAGGCGTTCGTTCCCATCGCCCGGCGCGGCGCGGTGGGGCCGCTGGTGGGCGGAATCTTCGGCGGGTTGGACCTGGACGGGGTGCGGTTTCAGCCTGTGCACCCGCGGGCACAGCGGAGGATCGTTCTGCGCTACCTGCGGACGCTGCTGATTCTGTGGGTGCCGTTCTGGGCCGCGCGGTGGCTGGAGGTGGAGCCCATGGGATCGATGGCGCCCTGGATTGCCCTCCTGCTGCCGCTGCCGTGGGTCGCCGCGCGCCTGCAGTACCGCAACCGGGGCTGGGCGCTCACGCC
It encodes the following:
- the odhB gene encoding 2-oxoglutarate dehydrogenase complex dihydrolipoyllysine-residue succinyltransferase translates to SEAAPAAAGAGSADAQTSPAVRSLVAEHGLNVAEIRGSGPHGRVTKEDVLAFIERGRAKSAEPAPAAAAAPSAPASAPKPAAPAPAAQTGGRAETRERMSRRRKTIARRLVEAQQTTASLTTFNEVDLKVVMELRKARQDEFVKKHGVKLGFMSFFTKAAIGALKQFPRLNAEIQGEEIVLKHHYDIGIAVGAEEGLVVPVVRDADKLGFAEIEKRIGDLGQRARDGKLTLDELQGGTFTITNGGTFGSMLSTPILNPPQVGILGMHNIVERPMVVNGQIEIRPIMYVALTYDHRIVDGSEAVRFLVAIKRMLEDPISMLLEG
- a CDS encoding aromatic ring-hydroxylating dioxygenase subunit alpha, coding for MQPFTIHPEIHRAQTLPSEVYSSPAWYQVQKERVFARSWQMVRGAERVKAPGHLLPFTLLEGCLDEPLVLAAGEDGETRCLSNVCTHRGTVVCEGETHARHLRCRYHGRRFALDGTMTHMPEFDGVENFPSPADNLPTLPLRHWGPLAFTGIEPACGFDEWIGPVRERCGFLPLDEFHFDASTSRDYLIRANWALYVDNYLEEFHLPFIHASLSDTLDYATYRTETFDWCNLQLGTTKNRDEAFTLPAGHPDEGTLVAAYYWWLFPNVMLNFYPWGLSVNLVQPLGHDRTRVSFLSYVWDESRRESGAGAGLHRVEMEDEEVVEAVQKGVRSRLYNRGRYSPRREVGTHHFHTLLARETGDGMGG
- a CDS encoding APC family permease produces the protein MTLISAPSVDGTNALSPAGQKRGLLRVLGVTFGLAVTIGNTIGAGILRAPGEIAAQLPSTGLYLAVWVAGGLYALLGAVTLAELGAMLPRSGGMYVFARHALGRYAGFLVGWNDWAATCGSAAAVAVVIGEYAGALVPALQGRAVPVATGVTVAFAALQWRGVKMAGAAQTVTSAAKALVLLAIVGACFLLPATRPLATAAPSAVPAGGALLVAVIVAMQSVIYTYDGWTGVIYFSGEVRDPGRDIPRAMIGGVLSITALYLLLNLAYLYVVPLRALAGEPLAAGAAARAVLGPAGDTAIRAVLIVALLSTVNALVLMAPRVLYAMSADGLVPGGASTVNEGGTPTGALVASTAVSLAFIATGTFSAIIAVLSFFFVANYVLAFASVFVLRRREPGMPRPYRAWGHPWTTGLAMLGSLAFLAGMAAGDPGTSLYALGLLAASYPVYRALTALIPRPAR
- a CDS encoding PH domain-containing protein, whose amino-acid sequence is MTVLDEAPAPVADAPAQPLHPRVVALWRIGALLWWAFLTAASVAATLIFEQSPWLALPVAVIGAAWVIVVPPFQYRHFRYRMSNVDLRIMHGWLWQSVSVVMHSRIQHVDTHQGPVERMLGLATVVAYTAGSVGARVAIPGLAAPEADVLRERLAAVSGTDDGV
- a CDS encoding PH domain-containing protein; this encodes MASDTAALAGADARRLHPLTFGFASFKIARNMLWPALAGGFSIGGQFGGFVPVFVGVLAVPALIGAALTYVRYRWLLTGDELLLRSGVLNRQDRAIPLARVQNVEVRQSLVQRVFGVAELRVETAGAGAEAEAVLSVLALADAQSVRAELLARRRGVRAVASAETDGVPAVMDVELVDAPALAQLSTRDVLAAGATANEAGVIAAALAGLLQFADDLPSPFLEEAVDRILVEVGGGFAAIAAAVLVAMLVFGWLISIVGAVVRYHGFTLWRVGDELRKRYGLLTVHEASIPLKRVQAVRVEESIVRRAFGLASLMIETAGGAPGQRGGAEAFVPIARRGAVGPLVGGIFGGLDLDGVRFQPVHPRAQRRIVLRYLRTLLILWVPFWAARWLEVEPMGSMAPWIALLLPLPWVAARLQYRNRGWALTPGYAIARSGVLRRVTWIVPDAKLQTLHLSASPFQRRLGLSTLVLDTAAGGRAAAVIDLGEETARALLETLSERMAPRPVRASVPVAEAETPAVEVEEGERAAALPVSGE